One Tubulanus polymorphus chromosome 5, tnTubPoly1.2, whole genome shotgun sequence DNA segment encodes these proteins:
- the LOC141905122 gene encoding ATP synthase F(1) complex subunit alpha, mitochondrial-like, with translation MISSRLTAAVARQLPQIGSKAIKNGMGAGFVAFKKFTTSPVSKASSPEVSQILEERIMGHASKVDLEETGRVLSIGDGIARVYGLKNIQAEEMVEFSSGLKGMALNLEPDNVGVVVFGNDKLIKEGDIVKRTGAIVDVPIGEEILGRVVDALGNPIDGKGPLGNKTRARVGLKAPGIIPRTSVKEPMQTGIKAVDSLVPIGRGQRELIIGDRQTGKTAVAIDTIINQKRFNETQDEKKKLYCIYVAIGQKRSTVAQLVKRLGDADALKYTIIVSATASDAAPLQYLAPYSGCAMGEYFRDNGKHALIIYDDLSKQAVAYRQMSLLLRRPPGREAYPGDVFYLHSRLLERAAKMNDDFGGGSLTALPVIETQAGDVSAYIPTNVISITDGQIFLETELFFKGIRPAINVGLSVSRVGSAAQTKAMKQVAGSMKLELAQYREVAAFAQFGSDLDQATQNLLNRGVRLTELLKQGQYVPMAIEEQVAVIYAGVRGHLDKVEPAKITQFEEEFVKHIRSTQQDLLKSIREEGKISEANDAKMKALVQDFVASFIASQAK, from the exons ATGATTTCCTCACGATTGACGGCCGCAGTGGCCAGACAGCTACCGCAGATTGGTAGCAAG GCTATCAAGAATGGAATGGGTGCAGGTTTCGTTGCTTTCAAGAAATTCACGACATCCCCTGTATCGAAAGCTT cgTCTCCGGAAGTTTCACAGATCTTGGAAGAACGTATCATGGGACACGCCAGTAAGGTCGATCTCGAAGAAACCGGTCGTGTACTGTCAATCGGTGACGGTATCGCTCGTGTCTATGGTCTGAAGAACATCCAAGCCGAAGAGATGGTGGAATTTTCCAGTGGATTGAAG GGTATGGCCTTGAACTTGGAACCAGACAATGTCGGTGTTGTCGTATTCGGTAATGATAAACTCATCAAAGAAGGCGATATCGTGAAGAGAACTGGTGCGATCGTCGATGTGCCGATCGGAGAAGAGATTTTGGGTCGTGTGGTCGATGCTTTAGGAAACCCAATTGACGGCAAG GGTCCTCTGGGTAATAAAACTCGAGCCCGTGTCGGCCTCAAGGCTCCCGGTATCATTCCACGTACGTCTGTAAAAGAACCTATGCAGACCGGTATTAAGGCCGTCGACAGTTTGGTGCCCATTGGACGAGGACAACGAGAGTTGATCATCGGAGACAGACAGACCGG aaaaactgCCGTCGCTATCGACACAATCATCAATCAGAAACGATTCAACGAAACTCAGGACGAGAAGAAGAAATTGTACTGTATCTACGTTGCTATCGGGCAGAAACGATCGACGGTCGCGCAGTTAGTCAAACGATTGGGCGACGCCGACGCTCTGAAATATACCATCATCGTCAGCGCCACCGCTTCCGACGCCGCTCCCCTGCAGTACTTGGCTCCGTATTCGGGCTGCGCTATGGGCGAGTACTTCCGTGACAACGGAAAACACGCTCTTATCATCTACGACGATTTGTCGAAACAG GCCGTCGCCTACCGTCAGATGTCGCTGTTATTGAGAAGACCTCCGGGTCGTGAAGCCTACCCTGGCGATGTCTTCTATCTCCACTCGCGTCTGCTCGAACGTGCTGCCAAGATGAACGATGATTTCGGCGGTGGTTCGCTGACTGCTTTACCGGTCATCGAGACGCAGGCCGGTGATGTGTCCGCCTATATTCCGACGAATGTCATTTCGATTACCGATGGACAGATTTTCTTGGAGACCGAGTTGTTCTTCAAAGGTATCCGACCAGCCATTAATGTCGGATTGTCCGTCAGCCGTGTCGGTTCCGCCGCCCAGACCAAAGCTATGAAACAG GTTGCTGGATCGATGAAACTTGAGCTGGCTCAGTATCGTGAAGTCGCAGCGTTCGCTCAGTTCGGTTCTGATTTGGATCAGGCCACGCAGAATCTGTTGAACCGTGGTGTTCGATTGACCGAATTGTTGAAACAAGGACAATATG TCCCGATGGCGATTGAAGAGCAAGTGGCCGTAATCTACGCCGGTGTCCGAGGTCATCTCGACAAGGTAGAACCGGCGAAAATCACGCAGTTCGAAGAAGAATTCGTCAAACACATTCGAAGCACGCAACAAGATCTTCTGAAATCGATCCGCGAAGAGGGCAAAATTAGCGAAGCCAACGACGCGAAGATGAAGGCTCTAGTTCAAGACTTCGTCGCTTCGTTCATCGCGTCGCAGGCGAAATAA